A portion of the Armatimonadota bacterium genome contains these proteins:
- a CDS encoding class I SAM-dependent methyltransferase, producing the protein MDDYIASNRDLWDKWAEAHVSGPHYDVPAFIAGGNRLHSVELDEVGDVAGKSLLHLQCHFGLDTLSWARLGAIATGADFSPKAIEAARSIAETCGLPATFVLSDVYDLPNNLSGAFDIVFTSYGAIYWLPDLARWAKVIAHFLKPGGAFHIVDFHPMGCVYEGSEPDLEMVFPYFHTDEPWVEEVVGSYATDEPIKGVEHGWAHTLADVVNALIGAGLRIDFLHEFPYSTVPHPPFVTKCEDGQYRLKEHDGKIALLFSVKATRER; encoded by the coding sequence ATGGACGATTACATCGCTTCAAACCGCGATTTGTGGGATAAGTGGGCGGAGGCGCACGTCTCGGGGCCGCATTACGACGTGCCGGCCTTCATCGCCGGCGGCAATCGTCTGCACTCCGTAGAGTTGGACGAGGTTGGCGATGTAGCCGGCAAGTCGCTCCTCCATCTGCAGTGCCACTTCGGCCTGGACACTCTTTCCTGGGCGCGCCTCGGCGCGATCGCAACAGGCGCGGATTTCTCTCCCAAGGCCATAGAGGCCGCGCGCTCCATCGCCGAAACCTGCGGCCTTCCGGCAACCTTCGTCCTGTCGGACGTCTATGACCTGCCGAACAACCTGTCCGGCGCATTTGACATCGTCTTCACGTCGTACGGAGCCATCTATTGGCTGCCGGACCTTGCCCGCTGGGCGAAGGTCATCGCCCATTTCCTCAAACCCGGCGGCGCGTTTCATATCGTCGATTTCCACCCGATGGGCTGCGTCTATGAAGGCAGCGAACCCGACCTCGAAATGGTTTTCCCGTACTTCCACACCGATGAGCCCTGGGTGGAGGAAGTCGTTGGCTCGTACGCCACGGACGAACCCATCAAGGGCGTTGAGCACGGTTGGGCGCACACTCTGGCAGACGTGGTGAACGCCCTCATCGGCGCCGGCCTGCGAATCGACTTCCTGCACGAGTTTCCCTACTCAACCGTCCCGCATCCGCCCTTCGTGACGAAATGCGAAGACGGCCAGTACCGCTTGAAGGAACACGACGGGAAGATCGCGCTGCTGTTCTCCGTCAAAGCCACGCGAGAACGATGA
- a CDS encoding pitrilysin family protein, translated as MVETTKLDNGVTIVTEEVTYVQSVSLGLWFKVGSREEDARNNGISHFIEHMLFKGTEKRSALQIAQELDFVGGQLNAGTDKEYTCYYARVLSEHLPVAADVLADMCLNSLLDPEELGRERNVVLEEIKRYQDTPDELVHDLFVQNLFPDHPIGRPVIGTPETVSALERDDLVTYMNRWYQPNRTYVVASGNLKHADVVDLFKDTLGSRRGTAESLPSAPLNGSNRDVRYERTTEQVHFCIGTRGPDQYDDTKYALAVMDAAVGGGMSSRLFQEIREKRGLAYSVGSYPHSYADTGLYAIYAGTSPDTLDDVLDLCRQEARHVRKEGLNADEFQRAQNQIKGALVLSLESMSSRMSRMAKSQMYFDRVIPMEEVVEKVMSVTHDDVKAVADRVLNEDEWSLTVIGPEHEGSAEA; from the coding sequence ATGGTTGAAACCACGAAACTCGATAACGGCGTCACCATCGTCACTGAGGAAGTCACCTACGTCCAGTCGGTTAGTCTGGGCTTGTGGTTCAAGGTGGGGTCGCGCGAGGAAGATGCCCGCAACAACGGCATCTCCCATTTCATTGAGCACATGCTCTTCAAAGGGACCGAAAAGCGTTCCGCGCTGCAGATTGCCCAGGAACTGGATTTTGTAGGCGGGCAGCTGAATGCGGGGACGGACAAGGAATACACGTGCTATTACGCTCGTGTGCTGAGCGAGCACCTTCCCGTCGCCGCTGACGTGTTGGCCGACATGTGCCTGAACTCGCTGCTCGATCCCGAGGAACTGGGCCGCGAGCGCAACGTCGTCCTCGAGGAGATCAAGCGATACCAGGATACCCCGGACGAACTTGTGCACGATCTGTTCGTGCAGAACCTGTTCCCGGACCACCCGATCGGCCGGCCGGTTATCGGAACGCCGGAAACGGTCAGCGCGTTAGAGAGGGATGACCTCGTAACATACATGAACCGCTGGTACCAGCCGAACCGCACATACGTGGTGGCTTCGGGCAATCTGAAGCATGCGGACGTGGTGGATCTGTTCAAGGATACGCTGGGCAGCCGGCGCGGCACTGCGGAGAGCCTTCCTTCGGCGCCCTTGAACGGCTCCAATCGGGACGTACGCTACGAGCGGACCACCGAACAGGTGCATTTCTGCATCGGAACGAGGGGGCCCGACCAATATGACGACACAAAATACGCCCTCGCGGTGATGGACGCAGCGGTGGGCGGCGGAATGAGCAGCCGCCTCTTCCAGGAAATCCGGGAAAAGCGCGGCCTCGCATACAGCGTCGGCTCCTACCCGCACAGTTACGCGGATACCGGCCTTTACGCCATCTACGCCGGCACCAGTCCGGACACTCTGGATGACGTGCTCGATCTGTGCCGGCAGGAAGCCCGGCACGTGCGCAAGGAAGGCTTGAACGCCGACGAGTTCCAGCGCGCGCAGAACCAGATCAAGGGCGCGCTGGTGCTCAGCCTTGAGAGCATGAGCAGCCGTATGAGCCGAATGGCGAAATCGCAGATGTACTTCGACCGCGTCATCCCGATGGAAGAGGTTGTCGAGAAGGTGATGTCCGTAACGCACGACGACGTGAAGGCTGTGGCAGACCGCGTGTTGAACGAGGACGAATGGAGCCTCACGGTGATCGGGCCGGAGCATGAAGGCAGCGCAGAGGCGTGA
- a CDS encoding nitronate monooxygenase — MESRNPRLIQGGMGIGVSGWRLAREVSKTGHLGVVSGVGITQVFARNLQNGDIGGHMRRALEHFPTPEIAQRVLKKYYVEAGRAAKERFRQLPKFTIKPPRELTELCVCASFTEVWLAREGHDNPVGMNLLEKIQMQHLPSLYGAMLAGVAYVLMGAGIPTQIPGALDTLALHQPSSYRLSVDGAGPEDDFRSTFDPSTILPLGAAPLKRPQFLAIISSATLGLMLKNKSSGVVNGFVVESPTAGGHNAPPRGKAQFNERGEPIYGERDLVDFAKMRELDLPFWLAGSYAKPERWQEVMATGAQGIQAGSIFALCDESGLVPAIRKELRRAAYRKELNIVTDARASSSGFPFKVAALPGSLADQGVFEARTRICDIGYLQSLYKKEDGTIGYRCSAEPTEVYVAKGGKLEATEGTKCLCNGLMADIGLPQVFKDGDFERPLVTLGDDYSFLPHLMKDENDSYSARDAIKYLESGMCNSV; from the coding sequence ATGGAGTCAAGGAATCCCCGCCTGATACAGGGAGGGATGGGTATCGGCGTCTCCGGCTGGAGGCTTGCCAGAGAGGTGTCCAAGACTGGCCACCTTGGCGTCGTCTCGGGTGTCGGCATCACGCAGGTTTTCGCCCGCAATCTGCAGAACGGCGATATCGGTGGACACATGCGGCGCGCCCTGGAGCACTTTCCGACGCCCGAGATCGCCCAGCGTGTGCTCAAGAAGTACTACGTCGAGGCCGGCAGGGCGGCGAAAGAACGCTTCCGGCAGCTCCCGAAGTTCACCATCAAGCCGCCGCGCGAGCTGACCGAACTATGCGTCTGCGCGAGTTTCACCGAAGTCTGGCTGGCGCGAGAGGGACACGACAACCCGGTGGGCATGAACCTCCTGGAGAAAATCCAGATGCAGCACCTGCCTTCGCTGTACGGCGCCATGTTGGCGGGCGTCGCCTACGTCCTCATGGGCGCCGGCATCCCGACCCAGATTCCCGGCGCGCTCGACACCCTGGCGCTTCACCAGCCGTCCTCCTATCGCCTTTCCGTAGACGGCGCCGGGCCTGAAGACGACTTTCGCTCGACGTTCGACCCTTCCACCATTCTCCCGCTGGGTGCGGCGCCGCTCAAGCGTCCGCAGTTTCTGGCGATCATCTCGTCCGCCACGCTGGGACTGATGCTCAAGAACAAATCCTCAGGGGTGGTCAACGGATTCGTGGTGGAGAGCCCCACGGCGGGCGGCCACAACGCTCCGCCGCGCGGCAAGGCGCAGTTCAACGAACGCGGCGAACCCATCTACGGCGAACGCGACCTTGTGGACTTTGCCAAAATGCGCGAGCTTGACCTGCCCTTCTGGCTGGCCGGCTCATACGCGAAGCCGGAACGGTGGCAGGAAGTGATGGCCACGGGCGCGCAGGGCATCCAGGCCGGAAGCATCTTCGCGCTGTGCGACGAGTCCGGTCTGGTTCCCGCTATCCGGAAGGAGCTCCGCCGCGCGGCATACCGCAAGGAACTGAACATCGTCACCGATGCCCGCGCATCTTCGTCCGGCTTCCCGTTCAAGGTCGCGGCGCTGCCGGGATCCCTTGCAGACCAGGGGGTCTTCGAGGCGCGCACCCGCATCTGCGATATCGGCTACCTGCAATCCCTGTACAAGAAGGAAGATGGGACCATCGGCTACCGCTGCTCGGCGGAACCCACCGAGGTTTACGTCGCGAAGGGCGGAAAGCTGGAGGCGACGGAAGGGACCAAATGCCTCTGCAACGGCCTCATGGCGGATATCGGCCTCCCCCAGGTATTCAAGGATGGCGACTTCGAACGCCCCCTCGTCACTCTGGGCGATGATTACTCGTTCCTCCCTCACCTGATGAAGGACGAGAATGACTCCTACTCGGCGAGAGATGCCATCAAGTATCTGGAGTCCGGCATGTGCAATTCGGTGTAA
- a CDS encoding alkaline phosphatase family protein has protein sequence MRTELILAAALIAGLAAAAANAAPRTDIPIKHFVYIIQENITFDHYFGTYPGADGIPKGARFAYKPDGPKEVAPFHLAQTSIPRDLNHSWQAAHVAYNGGKMDGFLWAEWPRALAYYWKGKLPEPDPEDVFPIPGIPRQPVRRPAAAARGAVGEGAAVAGGQANAGALARNTPPQAPTPKWVLNTLSYYDYREIPNYWEYARRFTLCDAFFSSLAGPSEPNHLYTVAAQSGGLVNNPMRDVAGQEGVYDFPTMAELLSGSGVTWKYYDQKPNPKKQSLWNPLPGFKAFQKDPKLMDHLVSLDEFARDIQTGNLPEVSWIVPIGADSEHPPADSARGMWHVTGLVNEVMKSKYWDDTAIIVTWDDYGGFYDHVKPPTVDAYGFGPRVPALVISAWSKPGHVNHTTFDFTSPLKLIETKFGLKPLTDRDRKSKDMLNCFDFKQKPLNPVVITSDTKLDFSDFELMKQER, from the coding sequence ATGAGAACTGAACTGATCCTGGCCGCGGCGCTTATCGCCGGGCTCGCCGCAGCGGCCGCCAACGCCGCCCCACGTACGGACATACCCATCAAACACTTCGTCTACATCATTCAAGAAAACATTACCTTCGACCATTACTTCGGCACTTACCCCGGCGCCGACGGTATTCCGAAAGGCGCCAGATTCGCCTACAAACCGGACGGGCCGAAAGAGGTTGCCCCGTTCCACCTGGCGCAGACTTCCATTCCCCGCGACCTGAACCATTCGTGGCAGGCCGCGCACGTGGCGTACAACGGCGGGAAGATGGACGGGTTCCTGTGGGCGGAATGGCCGCGGGCCCTGGCGTACTATTGGAAAGGAAAACTCCCGGAGCCTGATCCTGAGGACGTCTTCCCGATTCCCGGGATTCCGCGCCAGCCCGTGCGCCGCCCGGCGGCTGCCGCCAGGGGGGCGGTGGGTGAAGGCGCGGCCGTCGCGGGCGGTCAGGCGAACGCCGGAGCGTTGGCCCGCAACACGCCACCGCAGGCGCCGACGCCAAAGTGGGTCCTCAATACCCTTTCGTACTACGACTACCGCGAGATTCCCAACTACTGGGAGTATGCGCGGCGTTTCACTTTGTGCGACGCGTTCTTCTCATCCCTGGCCGGACCCAGCGAGCCGAACCACCTTTACACCGTTGCCGCCCAGTCCGGCGGGCTTGTGAATAACCCCATGCGGGATGTTGCCGGCCAGGAAGGCGTCTACGATTTCCCGACGATGGCCGAGCTGCTCTCCGGTTCCGGCGTGACATGGAAGTATTACGATCAGAAGCCCAACCCGAAGAAGCAATCACTCTGGAACCCACTTCCGGGTTTCAAGGCGTTCCAGAAAGATCCGAAACTGATGGATCACCTCGTATCGCTGGACGAATTCGCCAGGGATATCCAAACCGGTAATCTTCCGGAAGTGTCGTGGATCGTACCCATCGGCGCCGACAGCGAGCATCCGCCGGCAGACTCCGCCCGCGGCATGTGGCATGTGACCGGCCTTGTAAACGAGGTCATGAAGAGCAAGTACTGGGACGATACCGCGATCATCGTGACGTGGGACGATTACGGCGGGTTCTATGACCACGTGAAGCCGCCGACCGTGGACGCGTACGGTTTCGGCCCGCGAGTGCCGGCCCTGGTGATCTCCGCCTGGTCAAAGCCCGGCCACGTGAACCACACGACGTTCGACTTTACCTCACCGCTGAAACTGATCGAGACGAAATTCGGCCTGAAGCCCCTCACGGACCGGGATCGAAAGTCGAAAGACATGCTGAACTGCTTCGACTTCAAACAGAAACCGCTGAACCCGGTCGTCATCACCAGCGACACCAAACTGGACTTCAGCGACTTCGAATTGATGAAGCAGGAACGATGA